From the genome of Marinobacter sp. F4206:
GCAGCGGGAATGCCGGCAGCACCAGCAGTAACTCGTCCTCAACCATTGACCAGAGATCCGCACTGAAATCATCTGTCAGGAACGGTTCAAGATCTTTCGGCAACTGCTGCGCTTGCTCATCGCTGGTCGCCAGTCCCAGTGTGAACCGGGATACCAGTGTCGTTTGCATGGCACCCATGCAACGCTGACACTCCAGATCGACTGGAGCCTCCAGCTCACCCGACGCGATGCGGCGGCGCTCAGCATCCATGTAAAAGGACAGCTTAACGCTGCACACGGCACCTTCATCAACACCCAAAACCGCTTCACGGAAACGAGTCAACGCACTGAGGGGAATCTCTCCCTCCAGCGTGCTGTTGTGTTCCGCCAATCGGTAGGGATCGACAGACTTGGGCAACTCGGCGTGCGGAGCTTTTGACATAGGCGCGCAATTTTAGGGGCGCGGCCCTCTGGTGTCAAAGACTTCGTTGTCTTTTGGCCAGGGGTTCCGACGAAGATAGGTGTATTCTACGATAAGACACCTTGCGCAACACCAACAGACGTCATAAGGAATAGAAAGATGACCTCCTCCCCGCTCCTTCTGGCTTCGTCATCGCCCTACCGCCGGAACCTGCTCCAAAGGCTCGGCCTGCCCTTCGAAAGCGCCAGTCCCGAGATTGACGAGACCCCGCAACCGGGCGAAACCGCAGACCAACTGGCCACCCGCTTATCGGAAACAAAAGCCCGCGCCCTGGCAGACCGCTACCCGGCGCACTGGATAATCGGATCCGACCAGGTCGCCTGCCTGCCAAATGGCACCCTGCTGAACAAACCTGGAAACCACGAGCAGGCCGTTTGGCAATTGAGCCAGAGCAGCGGCCACGCCGTGCAATTCATGACCGGACTGACCCTGCTCGACACCCGATCCGGAAACGCACAAAACCACTGCGAGCCATTTTCCGTGCATTTCAGGGATCTGACGTTCGCCGAGATTGACGCCTACCTTCGCAAGGAACAGCCCTATGACTGCGCCGGCAGCTTCCGCATGGAGGGACTGGGTATTGCCCTGTTCAGCCACATGGAAGGACGCGACCCTAACAGCCTGATCGGCCTGCCACTGATCGCTTTGAACGACATGCTGAGAAACTGGGGGCGAAACCCATTGCTTGAAACCTGAACCGCCCCTTCCAGCACCCTGCCTAGCGGAGCTCCAGGCGGGACTCCAGCATCTGGCCGGCGAAACCCTCACCAACGGCAACACCAAGCTGATCGACAAAGTCCTGCAACGGCGATTTGTGTCGACTGTAGTCCACCAGCTCTTCCTGACCGACGATCTGGCGGGCCACCCAGGACGAACTACCCAGGCCATCAACAAGCCCCAGCTCCACCGCCTGCTCGCCACTCCAGACCAGCCCGCTGAACAGACGACCATCGTCCGCAAGCCGGTCGCCCCGGCCCGCCTTGACGGCTTCAATGAACTGGCCATGAGTACTTTCAAGAACCCCTTGCCAGAACGCCACCTCGTCATCCTCTTCCGGCGAAAACGGGTCAAGGAACGCCTTATTCTCACCGGCGGTGTAGAGCCGGCGCTCCACCCCCACCTTTTCCATGACACCCGTAAAACCGAAGCCGCCAGCTACCACACCAATGGAACCGACCAGACTGGCACGGTTGGCGTAGATTTCATCGGCCGCGGATGCAATGTAATAGGCACCGGAGGCCCCGATGTCCGAAATCACCGCATACACCTTCTTGTCGGGATACTCTTCCCGCAGGCGCTTGATCTCGTCGTAGACATAGCCCGACTGCACAGGGCTGCCGCCCGGACTGTTGATCCGCAATACCACAGCCATTGCATTTTTCTCTTCAAACGCCGAGCGCAGCGCACCCACGATGTTATCCGCACTGGCCAACTCATCGGCCGCAATCGGGCCGCTCACCTCGACCAGCGCGGTATGCTTTCCCGTCGCCGCATCGATGGTGTCGCCCAGAGGAAACTTGAACATGAACAGGAGGGCAAACAGGTAACCGAAGGTCAGAAACTTGAAGAAGATACCCCAGCGCCGACTGCGGCGTTGCTCGGACTGCAGGGACATCACCAGCTTTTCAATCAACTTCCAGTCGCGCCCGCTTTCGGGCGGCAGGGCCGGCCCCTTACGGCCAGCACGGGGCTTACCCCCCTCCTCCGGCGAAACAGGCTTATCACCCCATTCAGGCGTTTTTTCGGAATCCCAGTCAGTCATGCACACATCCTGTCAGCAACATTATTTTGATTTAAGCGTCAGAGCCCGAGCACCCGGCGGAGATCGGCCACCGAATTAACGACGGCATGAGGGGAATAATCCTCCAGAACGTCGCGCTTGTGCACCCCCCACTCAACACCAATCGACGGCATCCCCAAACGCTGGGCCATATCCAGATCGTACCGGGTGTCGCCAATCATAACGGCTTCCGACGGGTCGATTCCGTAGAAGCGAACAATCTCCTCAAGCATGGCAGGATCAGGCTTGGAGCGGGTTTCATCTGCACACCGGGTAATATCGAAGTGCTTACCAAGACCACTGGAAACCAGAGCCATATCCAGACCGCGTCGACTTTTTCCGGTGGCAACAGAGCAGCCACGCCCCGAAGTGCGAAGATCCGTAACGACGTCGGCCATGCCCTTAAAGACATTCTGCGGTGACGTCACCTTGCTGAAGAAATACCGGCCATAGCCTTCCCGAATAGCATTCATTTCATCCCGACTGATCCCCGGGTAGAGCTTTTCCAGCGCCTCAACCATGCCGAGCCCAATGATATCCCGATAGGCCTCCCGCTCAAGCTGCGGATACCCCAGCTCGGTAGCAGCCTGATGCAGGCTTTCAGCAATGTGCTCGACGGAATCCACCAGGGTTCCATCCCAATCAAAGATAACGACCTTGACCTTCATTTATTGACCCCTGTTGCGCGCTTCGAGTTTTCTGAGCACGTCATTAAATGCATCATCGTAGGGCGCTTCCAGGCGCATTGCCTCGCCGGTTGCCGGCAGAGTGAACTCGAGGGCGCGGGCATGCAGCATGAGCCGCTGGCCGCCGATGGACCGAAACGCTTTCAGGCTCACATCATCCATATACTTGTCATCACCGGCAATCGGATGACCTTCCCAGGCACAGTGAACCCGGATCTGGTGGGTCCTGCCCGTAATCG
Proteins encoded in this window:
- a CDS encoding YceD family protein translates to MSKAPHAELPKSVDPYRLAEHNSTLEGEIPLSALTRFREAVLGVDEGAVCSVKLSFYMDAERRRIASGELEAPVDLECQRCMGAMQTTLVSRFTLGLATSDEQAQQLPKDLEPFLTDDFSADLWSMVEDELLLVLPAFPLHDRNECPAREELEALEPDGSPAQPEEPRKENPFSVLADLKKTKH
- a CDS encoding nucleoside triphosphate pyrophosphatase, yielding MTSSPLLLASSSPYRRNLLQRLGLPFESASPEIDETPQPGETADQLATRLSETKARALADRYPAHWIIGSDQVACLPNGTLLNKPGNHEQAVWQLSQSSGHAVQFMTGLTLLDTRSGNAQNHCEPFSVHFRDLTFAEIDAYLRKEQPYDCAGSFRMEGLGIALFSHMEGRDPNSLIGLPLIALNDMLRNWGRNPLLET
- a CDS encoding S49 family peptidase translates to MTDWDSEKTPEWGDKPVSPEEGGKPRAGRKGPALPPESGRDWKLIEKLVMSLQSEQRRSRRWGIFFKFLTFGYLFALLFMFKFPLGDTIDAATGKHTALVEVSGPIAADELASADNIVGALRSAFEEKNAMAVVLRINSPGGSPVQSGYVYDEIKRLREEYPDKKVYAVISDIGASGAYYIASAADEIYANRASLVGSIGVVAGGFGFTGVMEKVGVERRLYTAGENKAFLDPFSPEEDDEVAFWQGVLESTHGQFIEAVKAGRGDRLADDGRLFSGLVWSGEQAVELGLVDGLGSSSWVARQIVGQEELVDYSRHKSPLQDFVDQLGVAVGEGFAGQMLESRLELR
- a CDS encoding HAD family hydrolase; protein product: MKVKVVIFDWDGTLVDSVEHIAESLHQAATELGYPQLEREAYRDIIGLGMVEALEKLYPGISRDEMNAIREGYGRYFFSKVTSPQNVFKGMADVVTDLRTSGRGCSVATGKSRRGLDMALVSSGLGKHFDITRCADETRSKPDPAMLEEIVRFYGIDPSEAVMIGDTRYDLDMAQRLGMPSIGVEWGVHKRDVLEDYSPHAVVNSVADLRRVLGL